The window TAAATTAAGCGAGCGCTCCCCCGTTGAGTACCGGAAAGCGCTCGCTGCATAATACGTGTCCTTTATTACTGTCTACTTGACGGGGCTACGACCATGGCGACTGCGAAGTCTTTTTCCTGCTTCCTTCATTGCGCTAAAGAGTGGTATAATGATCGAAAAACTTGGAAAAAGGGGATTCGCATGGCGAAAATTTATGTGATCCATGAAAATAGCGAGTGGACCGTCCACTTGACCAAACGTTTGGAAGAGCTGGGGCTGCCCTATGAAGAGTGGCACCTCGACGAAGGCTTGGTCGATCTGTCGGCCGAACCGCCGCAAGGGGTGTTTTATTCGCGGATGAGCGCGTCGTCGCACACGCGCGGCCACCGCTATGCGCCGGAGTTTACCTCGGGCGTGCTGACCTGGCTGGAACAGCATGGCCGCACCGTCTTCAACGGCACCCGCGCCCTGCAGCTGGAAGTCAGCAAAGTCGCCCAATACATGGCGCTGAACGCACACGGCGTCCGCACTCCGAAGACGGTCGCGGCGGTCGGCACGCAGCACATCCTCGCAGCGGCGAAGAAGTTCGAAGGCCAGCCGTTCATCACCAAGCACAACCGCGCCGGCAAAGGGCTCGGCGTTCAGCTGTTCCACACAGTGGGAGCGCTCGAACAGTACCTTCACTCGCCGGACTTCGAAGTGCCGGTCGACGGCATCACGCTGATTCAAGAGTACATCCAGGCGCCCGAGCCGTTCATCACCCGCTGCGAATTCGTCGGCGGCAAATTCCTCTACGCGGTGCAGGTCGATACTTCGGAAGGCTTTGAGCTCTGCCCGGCGGACGCGTGCCAGATCGGCGACCTGTTCTGCCCGGTCGGCGAAGAGGTGCCGTCCAAGCCGAAGTTCCAACTGCTCGAGGACTTCCACGACCCGATCCTCGAAAAATACGCGGCGGTGCTCGCCGCCAACGGCATCAACGTCGCCGGCATCGAGTTCATCCGCAACCGCGACGGCGAGATCTTCACCTACGACATCAACACCAACACCAACTACAACTCCGACGCGGAAGCAACGGCCGGCATCTTCGGGATGAAGGCGGTCGCCGAGTTCCTCGGCGCGGAATTGAAAAAATTGGGCAACTAAGGCCGAGCCGGTGCATACAGCACCGGCTTTTTGTTTTATAATAGATTGTAACAAAGTAAACGAGAAAGGGTGGTCATGTGCGGAGCGGAACATTTGTGAAACGGATGGCAACCGCAGTGCTCGGTGTGGGGTGTCTGCTGCTATCGATGAACATTTCAGTGGCTGAGAATAATCTGAATCTTAAAAAATCAGGCGCAGCGACGAGCGTCAAATCGTATTGGCAATCCCCGCTCTCGTTCAGCGGGGGGCAGTTCGACGGCACGAAAGTCAGCGCTGCGGCGCTGCAAGTGGACCGTGCGAAGCTGTATGCCGGGTTCGATTCGCTGGGCCGTTACAACGGCGGGGCGTATTACTACGGCAGCTACACGACCGACGTGATCCCGGTCGCGTTTACCGAAGCGATCCCCTCCTGGCAGGCCAACACGCCGCCGGGCACATGGACGGAGATCGAGCTGTCCGCACAGGTCGGTGGTGTGTGGACGAAATGGTACACGCTTGGCGCGTGGCTGGAAGGTGACCAGCCGTTCGCGCGCCACTCGATCGTCGGACAGAGCGACGCGCACGGCTATGTGGCGACCGACACGCTGATCCTCAGCAAATCGGCGACGGCGGTGAAAGCACGCGTCAACCTCTACACCAACGACCCGGCCCAAACGCCGTCCTTGCGTCAGTTCGGCATCACGTTCTCAAACGGCATCGACAAGCCGGGCAAGGTGCCGGGCAACGGCTTGACCAGCGCGCTCGACGTGCCGAAGCGCTCGCAGATGGTCTTCCCGGACGGCGGTGAAGTCTGGTGCTCGCCGACCTCGACGTCGATGGTCATGGCCTACTGGGCGAACGTCACCGGCAACAGCGCGTGGGACATCCCGGTGCCGACCGTCGTCCAAGGCGTCTGGGACTCCCGCTATGACGGGGCGGGCAACTGGCCGTTCAACACGGCGTATGCGTCGAGCCTTGGATTGGACGGCAAAGTGGTGCGCTTGAGCTCGCTCGCCGAAGTCCAGCAGTGGACGGCGGCAGGCGTCCCGGTCATCGCCTCGATCGCCTACAAAAAAGGCGCGCTCGACAACTCGCCGATCCCGAGCACCGACGGGCACCTGCTCGTCATCCGCGGCTTCGACGCGGCCGGCAACGTCCTGACCAACGACCCGGCCGCAGCAAGCGACGCAGGCGTGACGATCACCTATGACCGCCTGCAATTCGAAAAAGCATGGCTGAACAACTCCAACGGCACCACCTACCTGATCTACCCGCCAGGCTGGACCACTCCGGCCGGCAACGGGCATTGGTAGGAGACAGAGAAGCAGAAAAAACGGCTTGGCTCCGCAAGGGGTCAGGCCGTTATGTTTCTAAATAAAATGGGAATTCTTCCATTATCAAATTCTGTTGCAAGTCGAAGACTTATATATGATATATTTAACTGGAATGCAACAAAGATGGAATTGAAAACTCCTACTACGTACGACCAAATTTATAGAAAGGTGTTGTTTGTATGACCTCAACAAAAGAAGAATATTCTAAAAATGGCCTTTATACACCTGAAAGAGAAATGCTTCATAACAAAATAATGGAAAAGTTAATAGTTGGTCCAAGTGAGCAAAATCCCGTAATAACTTTGATGTTAGGTGGTGGTTCTGCATCTGGTAAGAGCTCAGTTAGAAAGAAGATAGTGTCAGACATGCAGATTTTGGGGATTAATCACATAACCATTATTGATGCGGACGATATCAAAGAGGATATTCCTGATTACAAAGTTATTAAAAATCTCGACCCAGAAGATGCTGCTAGGTACGTTCATGATGAGAGCAGCGATATTAGCGAAAAACTGATTAATCGTTGTATACAAGAAAAAAGAAGCTTCTTGTATGATGGCACAATGAAAAATCTCAGTAAGTATTCGCAGTTGCTTGAGAGGTTGAAAGCAGCGGGCTATACTACCAACGTTTTTGTGATCGATGTTCCAATTGAAATTGCGATAAAACGTGCCGAAGATAGATTTATAATTTCTGGAAGAAAGGTACCCAGAGATGTGATTATTGAGAGCCATATTGGTGTCTCGCAGACATTTTTTAAGCTAAGGGAAGAATTCGATCAGTATGTTTTATACGACAACTCCGGGACTAAACCAGAAATAATTGCCAAAAAAATTAAAGGTGACGAAAGTATTTTAGATCTGCACAAGGTAAAAGAGTTTAGACAAAAAGGCCTAGTATAAAAACGAAAAAAAAAAATAAAAATGGAACGGAGGTGAAAAAGCTCGGAGGTGTTCTTTTTGGATAAGAAACAGGAGGAAGATGTTTTCAAACAGCTGATTGAACGATTTGAGGCGACGAAATCAGATTACTTCGAGCATCTTATCTCTGAGAACAAAAAGAAGCTCGAAGGGGCTGACCAGACCGAGGATGAGTAACACCTTCCCAAAGTTACCTCTTGTGTGGTATAATATCGTCAGGAGGCGATGACAAATGGATTTTGAGAAACTTATTCAGAACTTCGAGGAAACCAAAGAGGACTTTTTTCAAAAGCTAATCGCCGACAACAAACGTAAGCTTGCAATTGCTGAATTTTACGAGTCACAGCGTCAGTTGGCTGCTACTAATTCAAAATAATATCATAAAAAGCATTATCCGTATACGGATAATGCTTTTTATGATATTTGTTTTTGTAGTCTAATGTGTATATGACCGAATAACTTCGTACAACACGGTTATACTCAGTATCGACGCTTGCCTTTTTGTCACCTTCGGATAATGTGAACAACACCGCGCTAACCAACGAGTCGGTCGCAGCGTTTGACGAAGGAGGAGAAACTGTCCGTAGATTGAAAGATATGACCGAACAACTCGAACGGCACTGCGTAGTTGACTAATCCGGCTGGATCGAGAACCCCGGTTTCAATGGGCACGGGCAGGAGATAGAGCACCAGAAAAAACGGCTAAGGGGTCAGGCATTTTTTGGTGGTGAGGCGAAAGAAGGCTGCCTGTGCTGCAGAGTTACAAGCAGTTTTTGACTTCGCGTAACGTGTTGAACTGGGCGTAGTTCTGGGGTTGGGCTCGTCGCGTGCGAACATCGTGGAATCGCTGGCCATAGACATTCTCTGGCCGCCGGTGGCGAAGGTGGTCAATACGGCCAGGCCCCCCGGCGCTGAAACCGGACCATTTTAGGTGACGGTGGTCGACTGTTTGCTCGACTCAATAGTCTTCTACTTGCTCATCCGCTACATGGACTGCGGCGGGGCAGGACTGCTCAGCACCGAGCTCCAGCAGGAGTGCCCGTCCTGCACGATGTAAATCTCCATCCGCGCCAAGCGCTATCCGTACTGTAAGAAAGAAATACTGTAACAATTCCAACAAAGAATTTATTGGACACACAAACAGATGCCTGCATAATACAGGCGTCTTTTTGTGTAGTTACTACACATTTGCCTTTTTGTAGTCTGCGACTTCAACAAATATTTGTGGGGAGGCTGATTCCAATGTGATTACTCGATCCTCAACATAGACGTTCTCAAGGGCATCTTGAATTGGAAAAGGGAATCGTAAAAAACCAGTGATATTTGAGAGGAATTCAGCTGAGTTCTCATAATATTTTATTAGCTCCACTTGTGTTCTGGTTGTTTGACTTTCTGATATCGCAACCTTTATCTTCTTGTATTCACCAGAACCAATATAGGATTCTAATAGAAATAAATCAATAATAGGGATATTATTAATTGTTATTCCGCTAAAAATGGAAAAATTTGTTATAACTATCGGGAATACTTCCTTATTTTTGATTTCTCCTAATTCATCTATAAAACACTTCTGGTTTTCAACAATAAATTTAGCCTTTCTTGTTGCTTGGTCTGCTCCTGCTCGCAATCTTTTCAGTGAATTATGATAATCTCGTGGCTCCATAGGATATTTTATGTTTTTAAGCTCACAGACGATTATTAAACCTTCTAAGGATATTATCATGTCAATTTCTTCATACTTACCAATCTCGTTGTAAAACTTATCTCTAGAAGGTATTGTAAAATGAATTTTTCTCTTGTTTAAATGTTGTCTGGTGATGTTTTTTACAAACCTTTCAAATAGAATACCTCTTGCCTCAATACCGTATCCTCCAACTTCTAACCATTCGTCTATTAGATATAAGAAGTTTGGGGCTGCGATACTCGGCATACACACATAGTATATGTCCCTATACTTAATGAGCGGTGTTCTCCATAAGTTAATTCTTGAGTCACTACTTCCTGTTGCTCCAACAAGTGATAGAAATGCCTTGATATCTTTGTCAGAGTAGAATGTAGTTTTGGTAAAGAATTTGATCAAATCATTCTCTCTGATCTTGAATGCTAACTGCTTCAGGTGGAGTGATTTGGTGTCTAACTCTAACTCGTTAATACCAGTAACCAATTCAACCAGTAGTGAAAGTAGTACTAATAAATCACTTATAGTGAGGTTGTTTAACTTCTGTAGTTTGATGTCCTTAAAGTGAGGGTAGTATGCAGCGATAGAAGATTGTCCTTCTTTCATGTAATCATTTATCTTAAGATCACTTTTCGAGGTAGAGAGACGATATGAAATTGTCCCTTTTGTGTTAACGGAAGTGTTAATTAGGGCAACAGGCTTTTTCTTTGCCATAAAGCTATCTCTAAGCAATGTCGTACGAGAACGAATAGATATTGAACCAGTGCCTTTAAGCAACTCTTCTAATATTACTAAGTAACTAATAATATTTTGTTGTTGTCTAAACACCCCTACTTGCCTTTTGAGCGGATACTGTTTGTCCTTGTACCTAATACTAAGAAGGTTCTCCTTAATTTCAACATAGCCATCTTCCCAAAGTGCTTCATCATAGGCATTCTTAACATTGTAGTAAATATTTGCGATTGCATAAGTTCTCGAAACATCTAGTCTTATTTCAGATTCCTGGAAATTCAAACTCATATCTCCGTTGTTAAAGAACCGCAGATAATTAACAATAATATTGAAGGTTTCTACAGCTGTTTCAAACGATCCAAGAATATTCATTTCACCAAAATGACTAATAGGTGAAGAAATGCGCATACACGATAGTTCCTGCAGATTGTACTCATTGGGAGCTAGCTCAACTATGGACTTTTTTAGATTCAAATAATCACTATTTACCGCACCTAAAAAGCATTTGAACATATACTCATTCGATTTGTTATACTTTTTAACAAACTCGCCCAGTTTTGCGTACATATCCCTGTAATACATATTAAATATAGGAGTTGAAAGTGCTATTGAAGATTCTTGGTCTTCGGAGTCCAACAATCTAGTAAGTTCCGAGAAGTCAAAAGAATCGTTGAATGGATTGAATTTTGGATTTCCTTGCAGAAGCTTCCGTATATTTTTTTTATTCATGTATATCCTCCGTATGTTAATTGTCTTGTATATATCCGTAAAAGTTAATATAACTGCAATTCAAACTGAGTTGGATGGTCAGAGAAAAATCTGTACAACCAATTATATCATCAAAATTATGTTCGAGAGTTTCAGTGGATAAAGTAATACCTTTTCGAAAATATCGTGGTACACTATTGCCAAATGGTACAGGGTTAAGGAATAAATTACTAAATAGAGTAATTGTAATGAAGATTGGGTTGGTGCAAGCGAAATTTACGGCGTCGCGCAAGGAGTCGGTGGAGCAGGCGATGCGGCTGAATTTCGGAAAGCGGGCGAAGCGCGCTGTGACGTGGAGTGTTTTTCGGAAGGGGTTGTGCCGGGGATGCGCGAGGTGGGGGTTGAGAACGAACCGCACGATCAGGCGGAACAAGAAGCGGCGCTCGAACTGGTGCGGGCCGCGGCAGTAGCAGCAGGGACGGCGGTGATCCTCGGCATGGAGTGGGGGCCTAATCTGGTGGCGATGGTGATCGACGAGGCGGGGAACGTGCTCGGTTATCAGGCGAAAAACCAGATCGCCGTCAAGGAGGAAAATACTAGATTCCCGACGGGAATCGCAAGATTTTTACGAACAAAGGCGTTCCGGTTGGCATCGCGATCTGACATGGAGCTTGGCGCTATCCGGAGACGGTACGCTGGGCGGCGAAACGCAGGGAGAAGATCGTGTTCCATTCGCAGGTGACAGG of the Tumebacillus sp. BK434 genome contains:
- a CDS encoding alpha-L-glutamate ligase codes for the protein MAKIYVIHENSEWTVHLTKRLEELGLPYEEWHLDEGLVDLSAEPPQGVFYSRMSASSHTRGHRYAPEFTSGVLTWLEQHGRTVFNGTRALQLEVSKVAQYMALNAHGVRTPKTVAAVGTQHILAAAKKFEGQPFITKHNRAGKGLGVQLFHTVGALEQYLHSPDFEVPVDGITLIQEYIQAPEPFITRCEFVGGKFLYAVQVDTSEGFELCPADACQIGDLFCPVGEEVPSKPKFQLLEDFHDPILEKYAAVLAANGINVAGIEFIRNRDGEIFTYDINTNTNYNSDAEATAGIFGMKAVAEFLGAELKKLGN
- a CDS encoding C39 family peptidase — protein: MNISVAENNLNLKKSGAATSVKSYWQSPLSFSGGQFDGTKVSAAALQVDRAKLYAGFDSLGRYNGGAYYYGSYTTDVIPVAFTEAIPSWQANTPPGTWTEIELSAQVGGVWTKWYTLGAWLEGDQPFARHSIVGQSDAHGYVATDTLILSKSATAVKARVNLYTNDPAQTPSLRQFGITFSNGIDKPGKVPGNGLTSALDVPKRSQMVFPDGGEVWCSPTSTSMVMAYWANVTGNSAWDIPVPTVVQGVWDSRYDGAGNWPFNTAYASSLGLDGKVVRLSSLAEVQQWTAAGVPVIASIAYKKGALDNSPIPSTDGHLLVIRGFDAAGNVLTNDPAAASDAGVTITYDRLQFEKAWLNNSNGTTYLIYPPGWTTPAGNGHW
- a CDS encoding zeta toxin family protein, with product MTSTKEEYSKNGLYTPEREMLHNKIMEKLIVGPSEQNPVITLMLGGGSASGKSSVRKKIVSDMQILGINHITIIDADDIKEDIPDYKVIKNLDPEDAARYVHDESSDISEKLINRCIQEKRSFLYDGTMKNLSKYSQLLERLKAAGYTTNVFVIDVPIEIAIKRAEDRFIISGRKVPRDVIIESHIGVSQTFFKLREEFDQYVLYDNSGTKPEIIAKKIKGDESILDLHKVKEFRQKGLV